From a region of the Marmota flaviventris isolate mMarFla1 chromosome 13, mMarFla1.hap1, whole genome shotgun sequence genome:
- the LOC114082433 gene encoding LOW QUALITY PROTEIN: spermatogenesis-associated protein 31D1-like (The sequence of the model RefSeq protein was modified relative to this genomic sequence to represent the inferred CDS: inserted 2 bases in 2 codons; deleted 4 bases in 2 codons), translated as MKSVLSLLNSHTEPWLXLGSILWDIDPKSTILSGLVLLFLYLSFQVLKRFSPTLEKNKAIQKKRQGTKRRRNGVSKGQRTCRREVEEGRKLLSILKSPMSQNNDFLHFLQLLCKCPLCGVCNRTTAKVSQLIYKAFLEDALNSVSRVSSVTSVRESSVFLSDVVSAIPPGASVSTPLTEPTLFPSSIRSPDQITPLMDLPGPSLLGDSLPPEPSPLSSKLPVDHIPPQPSVPTPPPPVPTLPPPTDSQEAKPVLQPEAPLSLVDSPDGLSTNVPTTTCTDNASLLVSEFSGNQSHAENLSPSKLEHSDDDKNLLDLHPPEASFESDTTAILVEHGNLSFLCPDVLALLERHIKKKGDPDAEQKEKGKKKSFPKELKPDDQLNSSGKRLESVAEQQDSPVSLPSQSSEGKSEGLQVDHQSSDPKTFEDNLPKKCTQFFWGLPSLHSESLKSIVPESGDCSTYVCFNSMPSSFEAPESLVLPPPPTLSLPEIQSQPLTQALCQSPVPPQDQLQCQSPIPPQDQLQFSVPTLSPPISSQVSDGGVRIHRFQDEVHSLMPSKIHDLEYNVLQKGQESLWGLPSVVQKSKEEFCPAAPSVLSDRRSSKAYAPTTIIPGDFPLKKELREKLEHHLQKRLIQHRWGLPRRVHESLSRMSPETEISEISESKSTYGLSWISLFKGQSSKDLQLSHPRSFHEKNSELLPLGERMKKVNSLEIGTKDDPLSDSEGAPDNDLDSDFKTNLKNELNSLFGKKSKISEESSVQKQLTEALEIHLSKKFEEINVCQMPGTMNRSLHSMEPVLISPEKSLSQTKHRDLVPLVCKDKGLNTSQDISLLGSNKQKILEDHIKLFHKRMMCGLPQKVQESIDIFKMKGTPSWSSVRSNISSSSSLTSGKDSKIGVSKPLKESISTFQVNKVGTIISGPTLDHPLSATSPVSKENKRALTHSPSHTNPELTENVKAIEGDRWASLPFPHSDKNKDSQKQTVIANKCSPKLPTKQAGARPKSWNKGVSPSNSIEKIQRNMIKNLEYFPMSNKSREIFKAKELCAIRSQSTNSLTTTESESSSVTDMNMSKVESTLTIERPPEGISVLKDSESLDLKNPLLNELKMKIESRKRGLVPAFSTELTLALDKLTSKTLASKTLASKTLTCKTLTSKTLTSFTHFHSASSGDMAAPQVLQAHSDNRGINIEQGQEPWIPTHVLCKCQDNNVPLASKKVCPLVPQTGKFGGGDAGLVTCQPRGKLPHPQDRPLKEALGSKSSSAPSLKGQPSKSQFKRFFQRLYLGVKGKGQEGSLKKGSSSSSVQGRNPAKKRAAFTGNTEAQKIMTDSGKILEEKLAGQHGVEATAPQKPLSTPMRPGKIQHKTGLPVQAEPIQKHDFNVNTPCAKVPSAKSCSQEIGFAGQWYRIGTNKWVMEGQTAPEKCXRTGQDNMSEASPIHAAQGTLTPSEYYMQI; from the exons ATGAAGAGTGTTCTCTCTTTGCTGAATAGCCATACTGAACCATGGT ATCTTGGTTCAATTCTTTGGGATATTGATCCCAAAAGTACCATTTTGAGTGGGTTGGTGTTGCTTTTTCTATACCTGTCCTTTCAGGTATTGAAACGATTTTCACCAACACTCGAGAAAAATAAAGCCATCCAGAAGAAG cgtcagggaacaaagagaaggagaaatggaGTATCTAAAG GTCAGAGAACTTGCCGGAGAGAagtagaggaggggaggaagctgCTTTCTATTCTGAAAAG TCCCATGAGCCAGAATAATGATTTCCTCCACTTTCTGCAACTGTTATGTAAATGCCCGCTCTGTGGGGTGTGTAATAGAACAACAGCTAAGGTCAGTCAACTGATCTATAAGGCGTTCTTGGAAGATGCTCTTAATTCTGTGTCCCGTGTGTCTTCCGTGACGTCTGTGAGAGAGTCATCAGTTTTTCTGTCCGATGTTGTCTCTGCAATCCCTCCGGGAGCTTCAGTTTCAACTCCTTTAACTGAGCCAACTCTATTTCCTTCCTCTATTCGTTCACCTGACCAAATTACCCCTTTAATGGACCTACCTGGACCCTCATTACTGGGTGACTCTCTGCCACCAGAGCCTTCTCCCTTGAGTTCAAAATTGCCAGTGGATCATATCCCACCTCAACCATCTGTTCCAACTCCTCCCCCACCTGTTCCAACCCTTCCCCCACCAACTGACAGTCAAGAAGCAAAACCTGTTCTCCAACCAGAAGCCCCTTTGTCTCTGGTGGATAGCCCTGATGGGTTGTCTACTAATGTCCCAACAACCACATGCACTGACAATGCAAGCCTTCTAGTGTCAGAGTTCTCTGGAAACCAGTCTCATGCTGAAAACTTGTCTCCATCTAAATTGGAGCACTCTGATGATGACAAAAACCTCCTCGACCTCCATCCTCCTGAGGCCTCTTTTGAGAGTGATACTACAGCCATCCTTGTAGAGCACGGAAACCTCTCATTTCTATGCCCTGATGTCTTGGCCCTTCTGGAGAGACATATAAAAAAGAAGGGTGAT CCTGAtgcagaacaaaaagaaaaaggaaaaaaaaaatcttttccaaaaGAACTTAAGCCAGACGACCAATTGAATTCTTCAGGGAAAAGGTTAGAGTCAGTTGCTGAGCAACAGGACTCACCTGTCTCCCTTCCTTCACAGAGCAGTGAAGGCAAATCAGAGGGATTGCAGGTAGACCACCAGTCCTCAGATCCTAAGACCTTTGAGGATAACTTACCTAAAAAATGTACCCAATTCTTCTGGGGTCTCCCATCTTTGCATAGTGAGTCCTTGAAATCTATAGTACCTGAATCAGGTGACTGTTCAACCTATGTCTGCTTCAATTCAATGCCTAGTTCCTTTGAAGCCCCTGAATCTCTAGTTCTACCCCCTCCCCCAACTCTGTCCTTGCCTGAGATCCAATCTCAACCCTTGACCCAAGCACTGTGCCAATCTCCTGTCCCACCCCAGGACCAGCTTCAGTGCCAATCTCCTATCCCACCCCAGGACCAGCTTCAATTTTCAGTCCCTACCTTGTCACCACCCATTTCATCTCAGGTTAGTGATGGTGGAGTGAGGATTCATAGATTCCAGGATGAGGTACACTCTCTCATGCCATCCAAAATTCATGACTTGGAATATAATGTATTACAGAAAGGACAGGAAAGTTTGTGGGGTTTACCCTCTGTGGTTCAAAAATCCAAGGAAGAGTTTTGTCCTGCAGCTCCCAGTGTTTTATCTGATAGACGGTCCTCCAAGGCTTATGCTCCAACAACCATCATTCCGGGAGATTTTCCCCTCAAAAAAGAGCTTCGGGAGAAGCTAGAGCACCACCTTCAGAAAAGGCTTATTCAACACCGGTGGGGTCTGCCCCGCAGAGTCCATGAGTCTCTGTCAAGGATGAGTCCTGAAACAGAAATTTCCGAGATATCTGAGTCAAAGTCCACTTATGGACTTTCATGGATCTCTTTGTTTAAGGGTCAAAGTAGCAAAGATTTACAATTGAGCCATCCCAGAAGTTTCCATGAGAAGAACTCAGAATTACTTCCACTAGGGGAGAGAATGAAGAAAGTAAATAGTCTAGAGATTGGCACAAAAGATGATCCATTGAGTGACTCAGAGGGGGCTCCAGATAATGATCTGGACTCTGACTTTAAGACAAACCTAAAAAACGAATTGAATagtctttttggaaaaaaatcaaagatctcAGAGGAGAGCTCAGTTCAGAAACAACTGACAGAAGCCCTAGAAATACATTTGAGCAAGAAATTTGAGGAAATCAATGTGTGTCAGATGCCTGGCACCATGAATAGATCATTGCATTCTATGGAGCCAGTATTGATTAGTCCTGAGAAATCCCTTAGCCAAACGAAACACAGAGATTTGGTACCACTGGTGTGTAAGGACAAGGGCCTCAATACCTCCCAGGATATTTCCTTGCTTGGTTCCAACAAACAAAAGATCTTGGAAGACCATATTAAACTGTTTCATAAGAGGATGATGTGTGGGCTTCCCCAAAAGGTCCAGGAATCCATAGACATCTTCAAAATGAAAGGAACCCCATCCTGGTCCTCAGTTCGCTCCAACATTTCCTCCTCATCCAGTCTTACTTCTGGCAAGGATTCCAAAATTGGGGTCTCCAAGCCCCTTAAAGAAAGCATTAGTACTTTTCAAGTAAACAAGGTGGGAACAATAATTTCAGGCCCTACTCTAGATCATCCTCTTTCTGCCACTTCACCTGTGAGCAAGGAAAATAAGAGGGCCCTAACACATTCACCCTCTCACACCAACCCTGAGCTTACAGAGAATGTCAAGGCAATTGAGGGTGACAGATGGGCTTCGTTGCCCTTCCCacacagtgacaaaaataaagacagtCAGAAACAGACTGTAATAGCCAATAAATGCAGCCCAAAGTTGCCCACAAAGCAGGCTGGGGCCAGACCCAAATCATGGAATAAGGGAGTGAGTCCCAGCAATAGTATAGAAAAGATTCAGAGAAACATGATTaagaatttagaatattttcccaTGTCTAACAAGTCCAGGGAGATATTCAAGGCAAAGGAGCTCTGTGCTATTCGATCACAGTCTACGAACAGCCTGACGACCACAGAGTCAGAAAGCTCCTCAGTGACAGATATGAATATGAGTAAAGTTGAATCAACCCTAACAATTGAAAGGCCCCCAGAAGGAATATCAGTTCTCAAAGATTCCGAATCATTAGATCTTAAAAATCCGTTGCTTAATGAGTTGAAGATGAAAATTGAGAGCAGGAAGCGGGGCCTGGTTCCAGCCTTTTCTACTGAGTTGACTCTGGCCTTAGATAAGTTGACTTCCAAGACCCTGGCTTCCAAGACCTTAGCTTCCAAAACCTTGACTTGCAAGACCTTGACTTCCAAGACCTTGACTTCCTTCACTCATTTTCATAGTGCCTCTAGTGGGGACATGGCAGCTCCCCAGGTGCTACAAGCCCACTCTGACAACAGAGGGATCAACATAGAGCAGGGGCAAGAACCCTGGATCCCTACACATGTCTTATGCAAGTGTCAGGATAACAATGTACCATTAGCATCAAAAAAGGTGTGCCCTCTGGTACCCCAAACAGGCAAGTTTGGTGGAGGGGATGCAGGGTTGGTGACATGCCAACCTAGAGGGAAGCTCCCCCACCCTCAAGACAGACCACTAAAGGAGGCACTTGGGAGCAAGTCCTCCTCAGCCCCATCACTGAAGGGACAGCCTTCTAAAAGCCAGTTCAAACGCTTTTTTCAAAGGCTTTATCTTGGTGTAAAAGGCAAAGGGCAAGAAGGTTCTCTGAAAAAGGGCAGCTCTTCATCATCTGTGCAAGGAAGAAACCCAGCTAAGAAGAGAGCTGCCTTTACTGGGAATACTGAAGCTCAGAAAATCATGACAGACAGTGGGAAGATCCTAGAGGAGAAACTAGCAGGTCAGCATGGAGTAGAGGCCACCGCCCCGCAAAAGCCTCTTTCCACCCCCATGAGGCCTGGGAAAATTCAGCACAAGACTGGGTTGCCGGTTCAGGCAGAACCCATCCAGAAACATGACTTCAATGTCAATACTCCCTGTGCTAAGGTGCCAAGTGCCAAATCTTGCAGCCAAGAAATTGGCTTTGCTGGTCAGTGGTATCGTATAGGGACTAATAAATGGGTCATGG AGGGGCAGACAGCCCCAGAAAAGT ACCGTACAGGACAAGATAATATGTCAGAAGCATCACCCATCCATGCCGCACAAGGAACTCTTACCCCATCTGAATACTACATGCAAATATAG